A single region of the Ictalurus punctatus breed USDA103 chromosome 26, Coco_2.0, whole genome shotgun sequence genome encodes:
- the rdh8b gene encoding retinol dehydrogenase 8b, which yields MAAPGQKVVLITGCSSGIGLWIATLLAKDEQRRYYVLATMRDLKKKERLLEAVGDAYGRTLSLLTLDVCSDESVSECINSIKDRHIDILINNAGVGLVSPVECVSMEEVRSVFETNVFGVIRMIKAVVPDMKKRRAGHIIIISSTMGLQGVVFNDVYAASKFAVEGFSESLAVQLLKFNIIVSMIEPGPVHTDFELKMTERISQKDYPGLDAETLHYFKNVYLPASVDVFQTLGQTPQQIAMITKQVIETRPPRFRTLTNPLYTPLVALKMADEGGDLSVRSLYHLLFNLGGVMKISMNTLKCLTCACLRTRTVSPD from the exons ATGGCTGCTCCGGGACAGAAGGTGGTGTTGATCACGGGTTGTTCTTCAGGAATAGGGCTGTGGATTGCTACGCTGCTTGCTAAAGATGAACAACGGAGGTATTACG tcttaGCTACGATGAGGGACCTGAAGAAGAAAGAGCGGTTGTTGGAGGCGGTGGGTGATGCGTACGgcagaactctctctctcctcacgcTTGACGTGTGCAGTGACGAGTCTGTCTCAGAGTGTATCAACAGCATTaaagacagacacatagacaTTCTGa ttaataACGCAGGTGTGGGTCTGGTCAGCCCGGTGGAGTGTGTGTCCATGGAGGAGGTGCGGAGTGTGTTTGAGACTAATGTGTTCGGAGTGATCAGGATGATTAAAGCCGTTGTTCCGGACATGAAGAAACGCCGAGCGggacacatcatcatcatcagcagcaccATGGGCctgcaag GCGTGGTGTTTAACGATGTCTACGCTGCGTCTAAGTTCGCTGTCGAGGGGTTTTCTGAAAGTCTTGCTGTGCAGCTGCTCAAGTTTAACATCAT cgtaTCGATGATCGAGCCCGGGCCTGTCCACACTGATTTCGAGCTGAAAATGACGGAGCGTATCTCTCAGAAAGACTACCCTGGACTTGATGCTGAAACGCTGCACTACTTCAAGAATGTTTATCTCCCTGCATCAGTGGACGTCTTTCAAACACTTGGGCAAACGCCCCAGCAGATCGCCATG ATCACAAAGCAGGTGATTGAGACGCGGCCTCCTCGTTTCCGCACCCTCACGAACCCTCTGTACACGCCGCTGGTGGCTCTGAAGATGGCCGACGAGGGCGGAGACCTGTCCGTACGCTCGCTTTATCACCTGCTCTTTAACCTGGGCGGAGTCATGAAGATCAGCATGAACACACTCAAGTGCCTCACCTGTGCGTGTTTACGGACTAGAACTGTCTCACctgactaa
- the LOC108258753 gene encoding zinc finger protein 585B isoform X4 produces the protein MMSVERVRWCDSDGEFPGEMVMFMQSVALNTDLSMEDIELLHTQITALREEVAELHHKLLTHHPKVELQHQQAVLCPGMKTEPNPFLTEQQEYLALKPEFCSTSECKTEPHHTHFHHEDLHTLTRVEDLHAVFKSEPEPLEISHTTHTHTTHTTHTDEHTLHTRRNSDMKHVAEEPSLKKEEHEDNCCRMMSVERVRWCDSDGEFPGEMVMFMQSVALNTDLSMEDIELLHTQITALREEVAELHHKLLTHHPKVELQHQQAVLCPGMKTEPNPFLTEQQEYLALKPEFCSTSECKTEPHHTHFHHEDLHTLTRVEDLHAVFKSEPEPLEISHTTHTHTTHTRIKKCSVQLVDFRNSNIKHATKELKSLKKEEHEDNKTDGLNTSDPADTRSTSNKTRAKDLERHTSKLICEELSEKPFRCSLCDKSFTLEFNLLKHQKLHAGEKPFCCKRCGKTFTQLYNLTSHQRTHTGEKPFLCSQCGKRFSQASKLKTHGRIHTGEKPYACLTCEKRFSDSSTLNKHQRTHTGEKPYKCKKCGKRFGQSAHLMKHYRTHNRKYK, from the exons ATGATGTCAGTGGAGCGGGTGCGGTGGTGTGACAGTGACGGAGAGTTTCCAGGAGAAATGGTGATGTTTATGCAGTCAGTCGCTCTGAACACTGATCTCTCCATGGAGGACATCGAGCTTCTCCACACTCAGATCACTGCACTGAGGGAAGAGGTGGCTGAGCTACACCACAAATTATTAACACACCACCCAAAGGTGGAGCTACAACACCAG CAGGCGGTGTTGTGTCCTGGAATGAAGACTGAACCGAATCCTTTCCTAACGGAGCAGCAGGAATATCTCGCACTGAAACCGGAATTCTGTTCAACTTCCGAGTGTAAAACTgaaccacatcacacacacttccaccaTGAagacctacacacactcacacgggTGGAGGACCTGCATGCTGTTTTTAAAAGTGAACCTGAGCCACTGGAAatctcacacactacacacacacacactacacacactacacacactgatgaacacacactacacactcgcAGGAACTCGGACATGAAACATGTGGCTGAAGAACCGAGTCTGAAGAAGGAAGAACATGAAGATAATTGTTGCAGAATGATGTCAGTGGAGCGGGTGCGGTGGTGTGACAGTGACGGAGAGTTTCCAGGAGAAATGGTGATGTTTATGCAGTCAGTCGCTCTGAACACTGATCTCTCCATGGAGGACATCGAGCTTCTCCACACTCAGATCACTGCACTGAGGGAAGAGGTGGCTGAGCTACACCACAAATTATTAACACACCACCCAAAGGTGGAGCTACAACACCAG CAGGCGGTGTTGTGTCCTGGAATGAAGACTGAACCGAATCCGTTCCTAACGGAGCAGCAGGAATATCTCGCACTGAAACCGGAATTCTGTTCAACTTCCGAGTGTAAAACTgaaccacatcacacacacttccaccaTGAagacctacacacactcacacgggTGGAGGACCTGCATGCTGTTTTTAAAAGTGAACCTGAGCCACTGGAAatctcacacactacacacacacacactacacacactcgcatTAAGAAGTGTTCAGTGCAGCTGGTGGATTTCAGGAACTCGAACATCAAACACGCGACCAAAGAACTGAAGAGCCTGAAGAAGGAAGAACATGAAGATAATAAAACTGATGGTTTGAACACTTCTG ACCCCGCTGATACGAGGAGCACATCTAACAAAACAAGAGCGAAAGATCTGGAACGTCACACCTCGAAGCTCATCTGTGAGGAACTCTCGGAGAAGCCGTTCCGCTGCTCTCTCTGTGACAAGAGCTTCACTTTAGAGTTCAATCTCCTCAAACACCAGAAGCTCCACGCTGGAGAGAAACCGTTCTGCTGCAAACGCTGCGGGAAAACCTTCACGCAGTTGTACAACCTGACATCTCACCAGAGAACACACACCGGAGAAAAACCCTTCCTGTGCAGCCAGTGTGGAAAACGCTTCTCTCAAGCCTCCAAGCTGAAAACTCACGGCAGAATCCACACGGGAGAAAAACCCTACGCGTGTCTGACCTGCGAGAAGCGCTTCTCCGATTCTTCCACGCTTAACAAGCACCAGAGAACACACACCGGAGAGAAACCGTACAAGTGCAAGAAGTGTGGGAAGAGATTCGGACAATCGGCTCACCTCATGAAGCATTACAGAACACATAATCGCAAATACAAATGA
- the LOC108258753 gene encoding zinc finger protein 585B isoform X3 has product MRRRQLIYMNSILLRRETPEMMSVERVRWCDSDGEFPGEMVMFMQSVALNTDLSMEDIELLHTQITALREEVAELHHKLLTHHPKVELQHQAVLCPGMKTEPNPFLTEQQEYLALKPEFCSTSECKTEPHHTHFHHEDLHTLTRVEDLHAVFKSEPEPLEISHTTHTHTTHTTHTDEHTLHTRRNSDMKHVAEEPSLKKEEHEDNCCRMMSVERVRWCDSDGEFPGEMVMFMQSVALNTDLSMEDIELLHTQITALREEVAELHHKLLTHHPKVELQHQQAVLCPGMKTEPNPFLTEQQEYLALKPEFCSTSECKTEPHHTHFHHEDLHTLTRVEDLHAVFKSEPEPLEISHTTHTHTTHTRIKKCSVQLVDFRNSNIKHATKELKSLKKEEHEDNKTDGLNTSDPADTRSTSNKTRAKDLERHTSKLICEELSEKPFRCSLCDKSFTLEFNLLKHQKLHAGEKPFCCKRCGKTFTQLYNLTSHQRTHTGEKPFLCSQCGKRFSQASKLKTHGRIHTGEKPYACLTCEKRFSDSSTLNKHQRTHTGEKPYKCKKCGKRFGQSAHLMKHYRTHNRKYK; this is encoded by the exons ATGAGACGAAGGCAACTCATTTACATGAACAGCATCTTATTAAGGAGAGAAACAccaga aATGATGTCAGTGGAGCGGGTGCGGTGGTGTGACAGTGACGGAGAGTTTCCAGGAGAAATGGTGATGTTTATGCAGTCAGTCGCTCTGAACACTGATCTCTCCATGGAGGACATCGAGCTTCTCCACACTCAGATCACTGCACTGAGGGAAGAGGTGGCTGAGCTACACCACAAATTATTAACACACCACCCAAAGGTGGAGCTACAACACCAG GCGGTGTTGTGTCCTGGAATGAAGACTGAACCGAATCCTTTCCTAACGGAGCAGCAGGAATATCTCGCACTGAAACCGGAATTCTGTTCAACTTCCGAGTGTAAAACTgaaccacatcacacacacttccaccaTGAagacctacacacactcacacgggTGGAGGACCTGCATGCTGTTTTTAAAAGTGAACCTGAGCCACTGGAAatctcacacactacacacacacacactacacacactacacacactgatgaacacacactacacactcgcAGGAACTCGGACATGAAACATGTGGCTGAAGAACCGAGTCTGAAGAAGGAAGAACATGAAGATAATTGTTGCAGAATGATGTCAGTGGAGCGGGTGCGGTGGTGTGACAGTGACGGAGAGTTTCCAGGAGAAATGGTGATGTTTATGCAGTCAGTCGCTCTGAACACTGATCTCTCCATGGAGGACATCGAGCTTCTCCACACTCAGATCACTGCACTGAGGGAAGAGGTGGCTGAGCTACACCACAAATTATTAACACACCACCCAAAGGTGGAGCTACAACACCAG CAGGCGGTGTTGTGTCCTGGAATGAAGACTGAACCGAATCCGTTCCTAACGGAGCAGCAGGAATATCTCGCACTGAAACCGGAATTCTGTTCAACTTCCGAGTGTAAAACTgaaccacatcacacacacttccaccaTGAagacctacacacactcacacgggTGGAGGACCTGCATGCTGTTTTTAAAAGTGAACCTGAGCCACTGGAAatctcacacactacacacacacacactacacacactcgcatTAAGAAGTGTTCAGTGCAGCTGGTGGATTTCAGGAACTCGAACATCAAACACGCGACCAAAGAACTGAAGAGCCTGAAGAAGGAAGAACATGAAGATAATAAAACTGATGGTTTGAACACTTCTG ACCCCGCTGATACGAGGAGCACATCTAACAAAACAAGAGCGAAAGATCTGGAACGTCACACCTCGAAGCTCATCTGTGAGGAACTCTCGGAGAAGCCGTTCCGCTGCTCTCTCTGTGACAAGAGCTTCACTTTAGAGTTCAATCTCCTCAAACACCAGAAGCTCCACGCTGGAGAGAAACCGTTCTGCTGCAAACGCTGCGGGAAAACCTTCACGCAGTTGTACAACCTGACATCTCACCAGAGAACACACACCGGAGAAAAACCCTTCCTGTGCAGCCAGTGTGGAAAACGCTTCTCTCAAGCCTCCAAGCTGAAAACTCACGGCAGAATCCACACGGGAGAAAAACCCTACGCGTGTCTGACCTGCGAGAAGCGCTTCTCCGATTCTTCCACGCTTAACAAGCACCAGAGAACACACACCGGAGAGAAACCGTACAAGTGCAAGAAGTGTGGGAAGAGATTCGGACAATCGGCTCACCTCATGAAGCATTACAGAACACATAATCGCAAATACAAATGA
- the LOC108258753 gene encoding zinc finger protein 585B isoform X1 — translation MRRRQLIYMNSILLRRETPEMMSVERVRWCDSDGEFPGEMVMFMQSVALNTDLSMEDIELLHTQITALREEVAELHHKLLTHHPKVELQHQQAVLCPGMKTEPNPFLTEQQEYLALKPEFCSTSECKTEPHHTHFHHEDLHTLTRVEDLHAVFKSEPEPLEISHTTHTHTTHTTHTDEHTLHTRRNSDMKHVAEEPSLKKEEHEDNCCRMMSVERVRWCDSDGEFPGEMVMFMQSVALNTDLSMEDIELLHTQITALREEVAELHHKLLTHHPKVELQHQQAVLCPGMKTEPNPFLTEQQEYLALKPEFCSTSECKTEPHHTHFHHEDLHTLTRVEDLHAVFKSEPEPLEISHTTHTHTTHTRIKKCSVQLVDFRNSNIKHATKELKSLKKEEHEDNKTDGLNTSDPADTRSTSNKTRAKDLERHTSKLICEELSEKPFRCSLCDKSFTLEFNLLKHQKLHAGEKPFCCKRCGKTFTQLYNLTSHQRTHTGEKPFLCSQCGKRFSQASKLKTHGRIHTGEKPYACLTCEKRFSDSSTLNKHQRTHTGEKPYKCKKCGKRFGQSAHLMKHYRTHNRKYK, via the exons ATGAGACGAAGGCAACTCATTTACATGAACAGCATCTTATTAAGGAGAGAAACAccaga aATGATGTCAGTGGAGCGGGTGCGGTGGTGTGACAGTGACGGAGAGTTTCCAGGAGAAATGGTGATGTTTATGCAGTCAGTCGCTCTGAACACTGATCTCTCCATGGAGGACATCGAGCTTCTCCACACTCAGATCACTGCACTGAGGGAAGAGGTGGCTGAGCTACACCACAAATTATTAACACACCACCCAAAGGTGGAGCTACAACACCAG CAGGCGGTGTTGTGTCCTGGAATGAAGACTGAACCGAATCCTTTCCTAACGGAGCAGCAGGAATATCTCGCACTGAAACCGGAATTCTGTTCAACTTCCGAGTGTAAAACTgaaccacatcacacacacttccaccaTGAagacctacacacactcacacgggTGGAGGACCTGCATGCTGTTTTTAAAAGTGAACCTGAGCCACTGGAAatctcacacactacacacacacacactacacacactacacacactgatgaacacacactacacactcgcAGGAACTCGGACATGAAACATGTGGCTGAAGAACCGAGTCTGAAGAAGGAAGAACATGAAGATAATTGTTGCAGAATGATGTCAGTGGAGCGGGTGCGGTGGTGTGACAGTGACGGAGAGTTTCCAGGAGAAATGGTGATGTTTATGCAGTCAGTCGCTCTGAACACTGATCTCTCCATGGAGGACATCGAGCTTCTCCACACTCAGATCACTGCACTGAGGGAAGAGGTGGCTGAGCTACACCACAAATTATTAACACACCACCCAAAGGTGGAGCTACAACACCAG CAGGCGGTGTTGTGTCCTGGAATGAAGACTGAACCGAATCCGTTCCTAACGGAGCAGCAGGAATATCTCGCACTGAAACCGGAATTCTGTTCAACTTCCGAGTGTAAAACTgaaccacatcacacacacttccaccaTGAagacctacacacactcacacgggTGGAGGACCTGCATGCTGTTTTTAAAAGTGAACCTGAGCCACTGGAAatctcacacactacacacacacacactacacacactcgcatTAAGAAGTGTTCAGTGCAGCTGGTGGATTTCAGGAACTCGAACATCAAACACGCGACCAAAGAACTGAAGAGCCTGAAGAAGGAAGAACATGAAGATAATAAAACTGATGGTTTGAACACTTCTG ACCCCGCTGATACGAGGAGCACATCTAACAAAACAAGAGCGAAAGATCTGGAACGTCACACCTCGAAGCTCATCTGTGAGGAACTCTCGGAGAAGCCGTTCCGCTGCTCTCTCTGTGACAAGAGCTTCACTTTAGAGTTCAATCTCCTCAAACACCAGAAGCTCCACGCTGGAGAGAAACCGTTCTGCTGCAAACGCTGCGGGAAAACCTTCACGCAGTTGTACAACCTGACATCTCACCAGAGAACACACACCGGAGAAAAACCCTTCCTGTGCAGCCAGTGTGGAAAACGCTTCTCTCAAGCCTCCAAGCTGAAAACTCACGGCAGAATCCACACGGGAGAAAAACCCTACGCGTGTCTGACCTGCGAGAAGCGCTTCTCCGATTCTTCCACGCTTAACAAGCACCAGAGAACACACACCGGAGAGAAACCGTACAAGTGCAAGAAGTGTGGGAAGAGATTCGGACAATCGGCTCACCTCATGAAGCATTACAGAACACATAATCGCAAATACAAATGA
- the LOC108258753 gene encoding zinc finger protein ZFP2 isoform X2, which yields MRRRQLIYMNSILLRRETPEMMSVERVRWCDSDGEFPGEMVMFMQSVALNTDLSMEDIELLHTQITALREEVAELHHKLLTHHPKVELQHQQAVLCPGMKTEPNPFLTEQQEYLALKPEFCSTSECKTEPHHTHFHHEDLHTLTRVEDLHAVFKSEPEPLEISHTTHTHTTHTTHTDEHTLHTRRNSDMKHVAEEPSLKKEEHEDNCCRMMSVERVRWCDSDGEFPGEMVMFMQSVALNTDLSMEDIELLHTQITALREEVAELHHKLLTHHPKVELQHQAVLCPGMKTEPNPFLTEQQEYLALKPEFCSTSECKTEPHHTHFHHEDLHTLTRVEDLHAVFKSEPEPLEISHTTHTHTTHTRIKKCSVQLVDFRNSNIKHATKELKSLKKEEHEDNKTDGLNTSDPADTRSTSNKTRAKDLERHTSKLICEELSEKPFRCSLCDKSFTLEFNLLKHQKLHAGEKPFCCKRCGKTFTQLYNLTSHQRTHTGEKPFLCSQCGKRFSQASKLKTHGRIHTGEKPYACLTCEKRFSDSSTLNKHQRTHTGEKPYKCKKCGKRFGQSAHLMKHYRTHNRKYK from the exons ATGAGACGAAGGCAACTCATTTACATGAACAGCATCTTATTAAGGAGAGAAACAccaga aATGATGTCAGTGGAGCGGGTGCGGTGGTGTGACAGTGACGGAGAGTTTCCAGGAGAAATGGTGATGTTTATGCAGTCAGTCGCTCTGAACACTGATCTCTCCATGGAGGACATCGAGCTTCTCCACACTCAGATCACTGCACTGAGGGAAGAGGTGGCTGAGCTACACCACAAATTATTAACACACCACCCAAAGGTGGAGCTACAACACCAG CAGGCGGTGTTGTGTCCTGGAATGAAGACTGAACCGAATCCTTTCCTAACGGAGCAGCAGGAATATCTCGCACTGAAACCGGAATTCTGTTCAACTTCCGAGTGTAAAACTgaaccacatcacacacacttccaccaTGAagacctacacacactcacacgggTGGAGGACCTGCATGCTGTTTTTAAAAGTGAACCTGAGCCACTGGAAatctcacacactacacacacacacactacacacactacacacactgatgaacacacactacacactcgcAGGAACTCGGACATGAAACATGTGGCTGAAGAACCGAGTCTGAAGAAGGAAGAACATGAAGATAATTGTTGCAGAATGATGTCAGTGGAGCGGGTGCGGTGGTGTGACAGTGACGGAGAGTTTCCAGGAGAAATGGTGATGTTTATGCAGTCAGTCGCTCTGAACACTGATCTCTCCATGGAGGACATCGAGCTTCTCCACACTCAGATCACTGCACTGAGGGAAGAGGTGGCTGAGCTACACCACAAATTATTAACACACCACCCAAAGGTGGAGCTACAACACCAG GCGGTGTTGTGTCCTGGAATGAAGACTGAACCGAATCCGTTCCTAACGGAGCAGCAGGAATATCTCGCACTGAAACCGGAATTCTGTTCAACTTCCGAGTGTAAAACTgaaccacatcacacacacttccaccaTGAagacctacacacactcacacgggTGGAGGACCTGCATGCTGTTTTTAAAAGTGAACCTGAGCCACTGGAAatctcacacactacacacacacacactacacacactcgcatTAAGAAGTGTTCAGTGCAGCTGGTGGATTTCAGGAACTCGAACATCAAACACGCGACCAAAGAACTGAAGAGCCTGAAGAAGGAAGAACATGAAGATAATAAAACTGATGGTTTGAACACTTCTG ACCCCGCTGATACGAGGAGCACATCTAACAAAACAAGAGCGAAAGATCTGGAACGTCACACCTCGAAGCTCATCTGTGAGGAACTCTCGGAGAAGCCGTTCCGCTGCTCTCTCTGTGACAAGAGCTTCACTTTAGAGTTCAATCTCCTCAAACACCAGAAGCTCCACGCTGGAGAGAAACCGTTCTGCTGCAAACGCTGCGGGAAAACCTTCACGCAGTTGTACAACCTGACATCTCACCAGAGAACACACACCGGAGAAAAACCCTTCCTGTGCAGCCAGTGTGGAAAACGCTTCTCTCAAGCCTCCAAGCTGAAAACTCACGGCAGAATCCACACGGGAGAAAAACCCTACGCGTGTCTGACCTGCGAGAAGCGCTTCTCCGATTCTTCCACGCTTAACAAGCACCAGAGAACACACACCGGAGAGAAACCGTACAAGTGCAAGAAGTGTGGGAAGAGATTCGGACAATCGGCTCACCTCATGAAGCATTACAGAACACATAATCGCAAATACAAATGA
- the LOC108258756 gene encoding gastrula zinc finger protein XlCGF57.1, whose amino-acid sequence MEEECVGGGGEALLQLHLLCDPPSSCTVSVGTDLSMADISHLHAEVCELRELVSALEESLRRQKAINTRQEVPGASPALCSMCKSDLNTAEVRDSAQSVCGEREESDVDCAPHTPLTMCSVKLVDCRTVEPIPPVTNNEEEEDGEPSANDEDVIPHTDSDDGNWSPASERKQPRVNKLKPQTRKDAGPGTSCKDQVSEVNGDVKETRTEAEEPKSDCGVQERLFKCSQCNKSYGTAPSLRNHMKRHAKELRFCCDECGKGFVTSAELKLHTSRHTGVSGFVCEVCGQNLAGSSGLKAHMLTHSDERPFPCRECGKMFRTKGNLKAHLRTHTGEKPYRCSYCERTFSHAPRVKVHERSHTNEKPFRCQTCGKTFSRLDSLRSHESVHTGLKPYQCSHCGKSFRQASHLLCHERTHTGERPYLCSDCGKSFSSHGHFRSHRRIHTGERPYQCTACGKSFRKQFTLHQHSKTHTGERPYKCTQCDKSFARTCTLKQHQRMHSGEKPYQCAICGEKFAFLSSLHQHRKKHGQDAVNARSHATGIASGTSQETPTACSPTGN is encoded by the exons ATGGAGGAGGAGTGTGTGGGCGGAGGAGGAGAAGCTCTCCTGCAGCTCCACCTGCTCTGTGATCCTCCATCTTCCTGCACAGTGTCCGTCGGGACCGATCTGTCCATGGCCGACATCTCGCACCTCCACGCTGAAGTGTGTGAGCTCAGAGAGCTGGTGTCTGCACTGGAGGAATCGTTACGGCGACAAAAAGCCATAAACACtcgtcag GAGGTGCCGGGAGCTTCGCCAGCGCTGTGCTCTATGTGTAAATCTGATCTCAACACAGCAGAAGTGCGAGACTCGgcacagagtgtgtgtggtgagcGCGAGGAGTCCGATGTAGACTGCGCACCACACACTCCTCTGACCATGTGCTCGGTGAAGCTGGTGGACTGTAGGACCGTGGAGCCGATCCCGCCCGTCACGaataatgaggaggaggaggacggggAACCGAGCGCTAACGACGAGGACGTAATTCCCCACA CTGACAGCGACGATGGAAATTGGTCGCCTGcgtcagaaagaaaacaaccacGTGTTAACAAACTCAAACCCCAAACGAGGAAAGACGCGGGACCCGGGACGAGCTGTAAGGACCAGGTTTCTGAAGTGAACGGAGACGTTAAGGAGACGCGTACGGAGGCCGAGGAACCGAAGAGCGACTGCGGTGTTCAAGAGAGACTGTTCAAGTGCTCGCAGTGCAACAAAAGCTACGGTACGGCGCCAAGCCTGCGGAACCACATGAAGAGACACGCGAAGGAGCTGAGGTTCTGCTGTGACGAGTGCGGGAAGGGGTTCGTGACGTCGGCCGAGCTGAAGCTGCACACGAGTCGACACACGGGTGTCAGCGGCTTCGTGTGCGAGGTGTGCGGACAAAACCTGGCCGGCTCGTCGGGCCTCAAAGCACACATGCTGACGCACAGCGACGAGAGACCGTTCCCCTGCAGGGAGTGCGGAAAGATGTTCCGGACGAAGGGGAACCTCAAGGCGCACCTGAGGACGCACACCGGGGAGAAACCGTACCGCTGCTCGTACTGCGAGCGCACGTTCAGCCACGCGCCACGCGTCAAGGTTCATGAGCGCTCGCACACCAACGAGAAGCCGTTCAGATGCCAAACCTGCGGGAAGACCTTCTCACGCCTGGACAGTCTCCGGTCGCACGAGAGCGTCCACACCGGCCTGAAGCCGTACCAGTGCTCGCACTGCGGGAAGAGCTTCCGACAAGCCAGCCACCTGCTCTGTCACGAGAGGACACACACCGGAGAGCGGCCGTACCTGTGCTCCGACTGCGGGAAGAGCTTCTCCAGCCACGGGCACTTCCGCAGCCACCGGCGCATCCACACTGGCGAGCGGCCCTACCAGTGCACGGCGTGTGGAAAGAGCTTCAGGAAGCAGTTCACCCTGCACCAGCACAGCAAGACGCACACCGGAGAGCGACCGTACAAGTGCACGCAGTGCGACAAGAGCTTCGCCCGGACGTGCACGCTGAAGCAGCACCAGAGAATGCACTCGGGGGAAAAGCCGTACCAGTGTGCCATCTGCGGAGAGAAATTCGCCTTCCTTAGCTCGCTACACCAACACCGGAAAAAACACGGCCAAGACGCCGTAAACGCGCGGTCCCACGCCACAGGGATCGCCTCAGGAACTTCACAGGAAACGCCGACAGCCTGTAGCCCGACGGGAAATTAG